AACTCGCCGCAGGCCATCGGCCCTTCGTCGGGATGGAGAACGTTGACGCCGGCTTGCTGGAGCAACTCGACATTGCGCTGCGTCGAGGCGTGTTCCCACATGCGCACATTCATCGCCGGGACGGCCATGACGGGCTTGTCGGTCGCAAGGATCAGCGTGGTCGCAAGGTCATCCGCGATGCCTGCCGCCATCTTCGCCATCAGATCGGCGGTGGCGGGGCATACAACCACGAGGTCGGCCTCCCGGCTGAGCTGGATGTGCCCCATCTCCGCCTCGTTCTTGAGGTCGAAGAGGTTGGTGTAAACCTGATTTTCACTGAGAGCGGCAAGCGACATCGGCGTCACGAACTGCTGCCCGCCCTTCGTTACCACGCAAGTCACATCGCCACCGCCCTTGCGGATCAGTCGGACGAGCTCGCACGACTTGTATGCGGCAATACCTCCGCCGACGACGAGCAGCACTTTAGGGGCAGCCTTGCTCAAAGCCCAGGCTCCCATTTCCCAAATCGCGAATGGCCGATCGAGCCGTTCATCTGTTCTCGTGTCTCCCGGTCGTGCAGGATGGTGTTGGTCCGTCTGGTGCGATTCAGCCTAGCTGTACGGGTGCAAACAGCCAAGAGCATACGCAAACTCGCACAATGCCATGCCTTACAATGGTTAAATTTTGTTGAGCCTCACGGTCATTTGATCGATAGATATCGCGGAGACGAGAGGGGGAATTCCGAATGAGAATCGCATTGCGCGTGTTGCTTGCCCTGGGCGGGCTGGTCTTAGCCTTTATGGCTTTCGGCTTTCTGACCGATCCGGTCACCTCGGGCGCAGATTTCGGGATCGCGGTCGAAGGGACACACGCGATCACCTCGATCCGGGCCGACATGACGGCTTTTTTCGGTGTCAGCGCCGCGTGCTTCCTTTGGGGCGCGTGGAAACAGCGCAGCGATCCGCTGGTGATCGGCGCCGCCCTGATGCTGGTGGCGCTGGTGGCACGCGTGGTTTCGCTGGCGATCAACGGCAGCTTCGAAGGGTATATCCAGCCGATGGTTTTCGAAGCTGTATTCGGTGTCCTTGGTCTGATCGGGGCGAAGGTGCTGCCCGAACGGGCCTAGCCAAGCCAACCCATGCTGAACGCGCCCCACATCGCGCCCGCACCCAGGCCGAGCGCGATTAGGTAGCCCAGTCGCGATCCGCCGGCGCGTTCACGCCGCTCGGTGATGAGCCGGATCTCGGGAAGCGGCGGCGGTTCGGGCGCGCCGCCCTTGGGCGGGAATCTCTCCTCGATCCGCCGGATAAGCGACGGCAGGCGCAACAGGGTGTCGGCGTCTTCCTTGATCCTCTCGGCCACCGCAGCCTCCGGCCCCAGTTCGTCGCGGATCCAGCTGCGGACATAAGGCGCGGCGGTATCCCACATATTGATGTCGGGATTCAGCTGTGTTGCGATCCCCTCGACCATCACCATGGTCTTTTGCAGCAGCAGAAGGTGCGGTTGGGTCTGCATGTCGAAATCGCGGGTGATCGCGAACAGCCCGTCGAGCATCTGTCCAACACTGAGTTCGCTGACCGGCTTGCCCCGCATCGGCTCGCCCACCGCACGCAGCGCGGTCGCGAATTCGCCGACCGAATGATAGCTCGGAACGTATTGCGCCTCGAAATGGATCTCTGCGACGCGCTGGTAGTCGCCGGTCGTCAGGCCGTAGAGGATCTCGGCAAGCCATTGCCGCGCGCGCCGATCGATGCGGCCCATAATCCCGAAATCGATAGCGACAATAGTACCATCATCCTCAACGAACAGGTTCCCCTGGTGCATGTCCGCATGGAAGAAACCCGCGCTTATCGCCTGGGTCAGAAAGCTGATGACCAGGCGTTCGGCGATGGCATTGAGGTCGTGGCCCTTGGCGATGAGTTCATCGCGCTTGGAAATCTTGATGCCATCGACCCACTCGATGGTCATGACCCGGCCATTGGTGCGGTCCCAGTCGATTTCGGGGATACGGTAGCCACCGATCCCCTTCACCTCTTCGGCGAGTTCGGAGGCCGAGGCCGCCTCGCGGCGCAGATCGAGCTCGGAATTGGTCCAGCGCTTGAAATTCGCGATTGTCAGGCGTGGCCGCAGACGCAGCGCTTCGCCGCCCATCGCTTCGACATGAGCGGCCGCCCATTCATACGTCTGGATATCTCGTGCGAATTTCTCGCGAATTCCTGGACGCAGAACCTTGATTGCGACCCGCCGACCGTCCGTGGTGACGCCGCGATGGACCTGCGCGATCGAGGCCGCACCGACTGGATTGGGGTCAATTTCGGCGAAGAGGTTTTCGAGCGGCTGATCGAATGCCGCCTCCATCGAGCGCCTGATCTCGTCGAAACCAACCGGCGGCAGAGCGTCTTGCAGGCTCAGAAGATTGCGCGCGGCCTCTTCGCCAACGAGGTCGGGCCGGGTCGCGAGCGATTGCCCCAGTTTGATCGCCGCCGGACCAATCGCCTTGAAGGCGCCCGCGTAATCCGGTTCGCCGCGCTTGCTCGTAAAGGTCGCCCAGCGCGCAAGTTTGGCCAGGCGCGTCACCGTGGTCGGCGCATTGGGGTCGGTTTCGATCCCCACAAGCGCGCGGCGGCGAGCCAGAGTGATGCCCCATCGTGCAAGACGGGCGAAATGGATGACAGGGGACGTCATGCTCTAAAGGCGCGCGAAGGCTCTTTCCGTTCCCGCTCGTTCAAATCTTCCAGCCCGAATGGATCGCGACCAGTCCGCCCAGGATCGGTTCGACCCGTGTGTTGGCGAACCCGGCGTCTCGGATCATCCGCTCGAACTCGGGCATCGGCGGAAACTTGCGGATCGATTCGGCGAGGTAGCGGTACGAATCGGCGTCACCGGCAATGGCCTGCCCCATGCGTGGCAGAACCTTGTCCGAGTAGACATCATAGGCTTCGCGCAGGCCCGGCCATTCAACCGTCGAGAACTCGAGGCAGAAGAAACGCCCGCCGGGCTTCAGCACCCGCAGCGCCTCTTTCAGCGCGCGATCCTTGTGCGTCACATTCCTGATACCGAATGCGATGGTGTAGGCGTCGAACGTGTTGGAGGCGAAATCGACCTCTTCAGCGTTCTGGCGGGTGAATACGAGGCTTCCGGCGCCTTTCGCCTCGTTCCGCCCCATCGCTCTCTCGGCACCGACATCGAGCATGTCCTGATTGATGTCCGCAACCGTAATATCGGCCCCGCGATCGGCCATGCGAAAAGCAATGTCTCCGGTGCCGCCTGCCATGTCGAGAATCTGTTCGCCCGGCTGCGGCTTCACGCGGCGGACGAACTTGTCCTTCCACAGCCGATGCAGTCCGCCCGACATTGCATCGTTCATGATGTCGTACTTGCTCGCGACGCTGGTGAAAACTTCGCCAACGCGACGGGTCTTTTCCTGCGGGGTCACGTTTTCGTAGCCGAAGCTTACGGTTTCTTGATCTGCATCGCTCATGGCGGCGGCCTTAGATGGAATTGCGGCCAGCGCAAAGGGTGTTAGAGGATGCTTCATGCCCGAATTGCCAGAGGTCGAAACAACGGTGCGCGGACTCGCGCGCTTCCTCGATGGAGCGCGAATTACTCGCGTGACCCTCAACCGCCCGGACTTGCGACGCCCCTTCCCGCCCGATCTCGTGCAGGTGATGACAGGAGCCAGCGTCACGCACTTATCGCGCCGCGCCAAATACGGCCTGATCCATCTCGACCGAGGCTCGACCATGGTTTTCCATCTTGGCATGAGCGGGCGCTGGCGGATCGACCCCGATGAGGACGACATACATGATCACCTCGTTCTCGAAACCGAAGGGCACCGTTTTGCCTTGTGCGACCCGCGCCGGTTCGGTTCGGTGGATCTGGTCCGTACAGACCTCCTCGATCATTGGCCTCAATTTGCCGCGCTCGGTCCTGAGCCGCTCGGTTCGGAACTGACCGTCGATCACCTCAAAACCGCGCTCAAAGGCAAAACGCAAAGCATCAAGCTTTGCCTGCTCGACCAGCGGATCGTCGCAGGGCTGGGCAATATATATGTCTGCGAGGCGCTGTGGCGCGCGGGTATCCATCCGATGAAGAAGGGGGGCAAGGTAACAGGGCCGCAACTCGAACGCCTCGTACCCTCGATCAGGGACGTGCTCGAAACCTCTATCCGCGATGGTGGCTCGTCCCTGCGCGACTATGCCCAACCGGACGGTGAGCTCGGATACTTCGCAACCAGGTTCGACGTTTACGGGCGCACCGGCGAGCCGTGCCGGCGCGAGGATGGCGGGACCATCCGTCGCATCGCGCAAGGCGGTCGAAGCACGTGGTACTGCCCGAAGTGCCAGAAGTGAGGGAATTCTTGACGATTCGCCGATCCCGCCCTATGTGGCGCGCTTTCCGGCGCTTCGAGGCGAATCTCGTGCGCTCTTGATTTCGAACAAACCCGAGAATTCATCAGGTCGCGCAGACGCGGCCGCCACAGAACGCGAGACAGACAAGACCTATGGCAAATTCGCCCCAAGCCCGTAAGCGCATCCGTCGCAACAACCGCCGTGCAGAGATCAACGGTGCGCGTGTCAGCCGCATCCGCGGCTTCGTGAAGAAGGTGGAGACCGCAGTCGAAGCCGGCGACAAGAAGGCCGCACAGGAAGCGTTGAAGGCTGCACAGCCGGAACTGGCTCGCGGTGTTGCTCGCGGAGTAATGCACAAGAACACTGTGGCGCGCAAAATGTCGCGCCTGTCGAAGCGAGTCGCCGCACTCTGATTCGCTTTT
The Erythrobacter sp. THAF29 DNA segment above includes these coding regions:
- a CDS encoding DUF4345 family protein, whose translation is MRIALRVLLALGGLVLAFMAFGFLTDPVTSGADFGIAVEGTHAITSIRADMTAFFGVSAACFLWGAWKQRSDPLVIGAALMLVALVARVVSLAINGSFEGYIQPMVFEAVFGVLGLIGAKVLPERA
- the ubiB gene encoding 2-polyprenylphenol 6-hydroxylase; this encodes MTSPVIHFARLARWGITLARRRALVGIETDPNAPTTVTRLAKLARWATFTSKRGEPDYAGAFKAIGPAAIKLGQSLATRPDLVGEEAARNLLSLQDALPPVGFDEIRRSMEAAFDQPLENLFAEIDPNPVGAASIAQVHRGVTTDGRRVAIKVLRPGIREKFARDIQTYEWAAAHVEAMGGEALRLRPRLTIANFKRWTNSELDLRREAASASELAEEVKGIGGYRIPEIDWDRTNGRVMTIEWVDGIKISKRDELIAKGHDLNAIAERLVISFLTQAISAGFFHADMHQGNLFVEDDGTIVAIDFGIMGRIDRRARQWLAEILYGLTTGDYQRVAEIHFEAQYVPSYHSVGEFATALRAVGEPMRGKPVSELSVGQMLDGLFAITRDFDMQTQPHLLLLQKTMVMVEGIATQLNPDINMWDTAAPYVRSWIRDELGPEAAVAERIKEDADTLLRLPSLIRRIEERFPPKGGAPEPPPLPEIRLITERRERAGGSRLGYLIALGLGAGAMWGAFSMGWLG
- a CDS encoding class I SAM-dependent methyltransferase, producing MSDADQETVSFGYENVTPQEKTRRVGEVFTSVASKYDIMNDAMSGGLHRLWKDKFVRRVKPQPGEQILDMAGGTGDIAFRMADRGADITVADINQDMLDVGAERAMGRNEAKGAGSLVFTRQNAEEVDFASNTFDAYTIAFGIRNVTHKDRALKEALRVLKPGGRFFCLEFSTVEWPGLREAYDVYSDKVLPRMGQAIAGDADSYRYLAESIRKFPPMPEFERMIRDAGFANTRVEPILGGLVAIHSGWKI
- the mutM gene encoding bifunctional DNA-formamidopyrimidine glycosylase/DNA-(apurinic or apyrimidinic site) lyase — protein: MPELPEVETTVRGLARFLDGARITRVTLNRPDLRRPFPPDLVQVMTGASVTHLSRRAKYGLIHLDRGSTMVFHLGMSGRWRIDPDEDDIHDHLVLETEGHRFALCDPRRFGSVDLVRTDLLDHWPQFAALGPEPLGSELTVDHLKTALKGKTQSIKLCLLDQRIVAGLGNIYVCEALWRAGIHPMKKGGKVTGPQLERLVPSIRDVLETSIRDGGSSLRDYAQPDGELGYFATRFDVYGRTGEPCRREDGGTIRRIAQGGRSTWYCPKCQK
- the rpsT gene encoding 30S ribosomal protein S20; the protein is MANSPQARKRIRRNNRRAEINGARVSRIRGFVKKVETAVEAGDKKAAQEALKAAQPELARGVARGVMHKNTVARKMSRLSKRVAAL